In Xanthocytophaga agilis, a genomic segment contains:
- a CDS encoding TetR/AcrR family transcriptional regulator, producing the protein MSKAEQTKAFIIEKTAPIFNSKGFWGTSLSDLTEATGLTKGSIYGNFENKEDVAIAAFEYNVNKLSKNMDVAIHNAQSATDKMQAFTDFYRSIWKGVSTSGGCPILNTAVEADDNLPFLKKRVQNSIKGIATRLIRIMDTGKANGEFRNEIDSSTYAYTFIAMVEGGIMLSKITGQQVHLFTVLDKIMSIVQEELKVKTL; encoded by the coding sequence ATGTCAAAAGCGGAACAAACAAAGGCGTTTATAATAGAAAAGACTGCGCCTATCTTTAATTCAAAGGGCTTCTGGGGAACCTCTCTGAGTGATCTGACAGAGGCAACCGGACTTACCAAAGGGAGTATATATGGCAATTTTGAGAATAAGGAAGATGTAGCTATCGCTGCCTTTGAATATAATGTAAATAAGTTATCTAAAAATATGGATGTGGCTATCCATAATGCACAATCTGCTACAGACAAAATGCAGGCCTTTACGGATTTTTACAGATCTATCTGGAAAGGTGTCTCTACCAGTGGAGGATGTCCAATTCTGAATACAGCTGTGGAAGCAGATGATAATCTGCCTTTTTTGAAAAAACGTGTGCAAAATAGCATAAAAGGTATTGCTACCCGATTGATACGTATTATGGACACTGGAAAGGCAAACGGAGAATTCCGAAATGAGATAGACTCATCTACCTATGCGTATACCTTTATTGCCATGGTAGAGGGAGGAATTATGTTATCTAAAATTACTGGCCAGCAAGTGCATTTGTTTACAGTGCTGGATAAGATTATGAGTATTGTACAGGAAGAATTGAAAGTTAAAAC